aGAATTTCATACTTTAAAAGAAGTTTTAACTCATAATTTGCTAATTTTGTAACTATTTAGTTTGGCTGTGCCTTCCAAGGCACTATATACCAGGTTAGTTGCTAAGAGTGTGAAGTTTAGGGCCCTTTTCTTCAACAACACTAATTTAGCAAGGAGGCAAATTGGACCAGACCAGCCCAGTCATTCTTAAACCTCCTGCCTCTTTTGCCTctacaggaaagaagaaagaacacaagaaagtGAAGTCCGCTAGGGATTGTGTTCCTTTTTCTGAACTTGCATCTACTCCCTCTGGTGCATTTTTTCAGGGTATTTCTTTCCCTGAAATCTCCACCCGTCCTCCTTTGGGCAGGACTGAACAGCAGGCAGCTAAGCAAGTTCATACTACTAAGGGAGACCCACCTAGGGAGACTTGTACTGACACAGCCTTGCCTGGGAAGGGACAGACGCAGAAGCTAGCCCCTGGACGGAGTTTATTTAATCCTTCAGAGTCTAGCTATGATAGATGTGTAGAGAAAAGTTCATCATCTTCTTCTCAGCGTGAATTTGCTGCCAGGCTGGTCTCTGCTGCGGCTTCCCCTTCACTGATAAGAGAAACCACTACTACTTACTGTAAGGACATAGTAGAAAATATTTGCCGTGGAGGCAAGAGTAGAACTCAGCCATCACATGCTGAGGAGCCTGGCGTTTCAGATCAGTCAGTTTTCTCTAGTGAAAGAGAAGTACTGCAGGAGTCGGAGAGATCACAGGTCATTTCTCCACCACTTGCTCAGGCAATCCGAGAGTATGTCAATTCTCTGTTAGTCCAGGGTGGGGTCAGCAATTTGCCTGGGACTTCTAACTCTCTACCCACACTGGATGTAGAAAACATGTGTAAGAGACTTGGCCAGTCCAGCCGTCAAGAATCAGAATCCCTGTCCCCTCCCCGAAAAGTCCCTAGACTCAGTGAGAAACGAGTAAAGGGAGGGGATTCGGGCACCTGTGTGGCATTTCAGAGCACACCTGGATCCGAACATAGGTCTTCTTTTGCCAAAAGTGTTGTCGCTCATTCTCTTGCTACTTTAGGAATAGAAGTGTCCAAGCAACCACGGTATGATAAAATAGATGCCTCGGAACTGTCTTTTCCTCTCCATGAATCTATCATAAAAGTCATTGACGAGGAGTGGCAGCAGATTGATAGGCAGCTGCCCTCGCTGGCATATAAATACCCAGTTTCCTCCAGTGAGGCAACTCGGATATTATCAGTTCCAAAAGTAGATGATGAAATCCTGGGGTCCTCCACTGAGTCTTGTGATGAACATTTGGACTTAGCTCTCTGTAGGTCTTATGAAGCTGCAGCATCAGCCCTGCAGATTGCATCCCACACCGCCTTCATAGCTAAGTCTCTGCAAGCCGACATAAGTCGGGCCGCACAGATTATTAACTCAGATCCCACTGATGGACAGCAGGCACTCGAGATACTGAACAGAGCCTATGATGCAGCTTCGTATCTCTGTGATGCTGCGTTTGATGAAGTGAGGATGTCTGCCTGTGCCATGGGGTCTTCTACCGTGGGTCGGCGCCATCTGTGGTTGAAGGACTGTAAGGTGACTCCAGCTTCCAAGAATAAACTTG
The sequence above is drawn from the Apodemus sylvaticus chromosome 20, mApoSyl1.1, whole genome shotgun sequence genome and encodes:
- the Tmpo gene encoding thymopoietin isoform X1, coding for MPEFLEDPSVLTKDKLKSELVANNVTLPAGEQRKDVYVQLYLQHLTARNRPPLAAGANSKGPPDFSSDEEREPTPVLGSGAPVGRGRGAVGRKATKKTDKPRLEDKDDLDVTELSNEELLDQLVRYGVNPGPIVGTTRKLYEKKLLKLREQGTESRSSTPLPTVSSSAENTRQNGSNDSDRYSDNDEGKKKEHKKVKSARDCVPFSELASTPSGAFFQGISFPEISTRPPLGRTEQQAAKQVHTTKGDPPRETCTDTALPGKGQTQKLAPGRSLFNPSESSYDRCVEKSSSSSSQREFAARLVSAAASPSLIRETTTTYCKDIVENICRGGKSRTQPSHAEEPGVSDQSVFSSEREVLQESERSQVISPPLAQAIREYVNSLLVQGGVSNLPGTSNSLPTLDVENMCKRLGQSSRQESESLSPPRKVPRLSEKRVKGGDSGTCVAFQSTPGSEHRSSFAKSVVAHSLATLGIEVSKQPRYDKIDASELSFPLHESIIKVIDEEWQQIDRQLPSLAYKYPVSSSEATRILSVPKVDDEILGSSTESCDEHLDLALCRSYEAAASALQIASHTAFIAKSLQADISRAAQIINSDPTDGQQALEILNRAYDAASYLCDAAFDEVRMSACAMGSSTVGRRHLWLKDCKVTPASKNKLAVAPFKGGTLFGGEVHKVIKKRGNKQ